One stretch of Cervus canadensis isolate Bull #8, Minnesota chromosome 5, ASM1932006v1, whole genome shotgun sequence DNA includes these proteins:
- the MTLN gene encoding mitoregulin has product MADVSERTLQLSILVAFASGVLVGWQANRLRRRYLDWRKKRLQDKLAATQKKLDLA; this is encoded by the coding sequence ATGGCGGACGTGTCCGAGAGGACGCTGCAGTTGTCTATACTGGTGGCTTTCGCCTCCGGAGTGCTCGTGGGCTGGCAGGCAAACCGGCTGCGGCGGCGCTACCTGGACTGGAGGAAGAAGAGGCTGCAAGACAAGCTGGCGGCGACGCAGAAGAAGCTGGATCTGGCCTGA